The sequence below is a genomic window from Streptococcus oralis.
AGTTGCCTACGGTGCCATGTTCCTAGACTCTATTGACACCATGCACCAAGCTAATGAATTTATCGCCTTGGACGATCTCTTCCGAGCAGCAGCAATCTATGCAGAAGCTATCTATGAATTAATCAAATAAAACGATAGAAGTCTGAGATTGTATGCTTGGACTTCTTTTTGGAGGGAAAACAGATGTCTCAAATCGAAAGAATCAAGCAAGCCATTATGGCGGATCCGCAAAATACCAGCTATACAGAACGTGGAATCGAACCTCTCTTTGCGGCGCCAAAAACTGCCCGCATCAATATTGTCGGTCAGGCTCCTGGGCTTAAAACGCAAGAAGCTGGGATTTATTGGAAGGATAAGAGTGGCGATCGCTTGCGTGAGTGGCTAGGTGTGGATGAAGACACCTTTTACAATTCGGGCTTGTTTGCAGTTATTCCCATAGACTTTTATTTCCCAGGACATGGAAAATCGGGCGACCTTCCACCCCGTAAAGGCTTTGCCGAAAAATGGCACCCACAACTCCTCAAGGAATGTCCAAATATTGAATTGACCCTTTTGATTGGCCAGTATGCCCAAGCCTACTATTTACATGAGAAAATCAGTGGCAAGGTAACAGAGCGGGTAAAACACTACAAAGACTATTTGCCAGAATATTTTCCTCTAGTTCACCCTTCTCCTCGTAATCAAATCTGGATGGCTAAGAATCCTTGGTTTGAGTCAGAAGTGGTGCCAGAGTTGCAAGCATTGGTACAAAAGATTATTCATCAATAAAGGAGAAAAACTATGGACGCTTATCAACAAGTAGCTAATACCTTGCAAGAGTTGGGAATCACCTTTGATGTGGTGGAGCACCCACCTGTATTTACGACAGAGCAGGCAGATAGCTATATTGAAGGAATGGAAGGAGTCCGGACTAAGTCCATGTTTTTGACCGATAGGAAGAAAACCCAGTACTATCTACTCATAATGGATGACAAGAAACGATTGGATATGGATGACTTTAAAGTTCAAGTGGGAGCTAATCGGATTCGCATGGCTTCAGCAGATTCTTTGGCTGAGAAAATGAACCTGTCAGCAGGGACGGTGTCACCTTTTGGTTTGTTGAATAATGCAGAAAAAGATATTCAGGTATACTTTGACAAAGATATTTTGTCAGAAGAGATCATGACTTTCCATCCCAATACCAATGAAAAGACTATTTTTATTAAAACCCAAGACTTGTTCCGATTTTTAGAGTCGATTGGATTTACCTATGGGGTTTTAATCTTGCCTTAATGGCATCAAAAAGAAGAAATGATGAAAGAAATAGCCTTCGACGCATTTTACCAGCTCTATCAGAAAGAGTCCCTTTCAGTCTTAGATGTGAGAGAAGTAGAAGAGTTCGAGCCGCTTCATTTAGAAGGTGCTCAGAATCTACCACTTAGTCAATTAGCTGATATCTATGATCAATTGGACAAGGACCTCTTGCATTATGTCATTTGTAAATCTGGGATGAGATCAGCGCGTGCTTGTCAATTTCTAGCTGAACAGGGTTATGACGTTATCAATGTCCAAGGTGGAATGACGGCCTTTGAAAATCTTTAAAATTTTGCATTTCTCTTACTTGGTGTGGACTAGGTAGGAGAAATTTGTTTTTAGATAATTCTTATTTTTAAAAATATTGAAAACATTCAATGATTAATTTTGGATACTTTTTTCAGAGTCTTAATCATGGTATACTAGGTCAGTATTTTAGAAATATGAAGGAGATTTTTATGGCTAAAAAAGGTGCCCTAACAGGCTTGCTCCTGTTTGGAATATTTTTTGGTGCGGGAAACTTGATTTTTCCACCTTCTCTAGGTGCCCTATCTGGAGAACAGTTTCTTCCTGCCATCGCAGGTTTTGTCTTTTCAGGTGTCGGTATTGCCGTCTTGACACTTATTATTGGAACTCTAAACCCTAAAGGATACATTCACGAGATTTCTAAGAAAATCTCACCTTGGTTTGCAACGCTTTATCTTGCAGTTCTCTATCTATCGATTGGTCCCTTCTTTGCTATTCCGCGTACAGCTACAACAGCTTACGAAGTTGGGATTAGCCCCCTCTTGTCTGAAGCAAATAAAGGTCTAGGATTGATTATCTTTACTGTGCTGTATTTTGCAACAGCCTATCTGATTTCACTCAATCCATCAAAGATTTTGGATCGAATCGGACGTATCTTAACGCCAGTTTTTGCCTTGTTGATCGTTATCTTGGTTGTACTAGGTGCCTTCAAATATGGTGGAACAAGCCCTCAAGCGGCTTCAGATGCTTATCAAGCTTCTGCCTTTGGTACAGGTTTCCTAGAAGGGTATAACACCTTAGATGCCCTTGCCTCAGTGGCCTTCAGCGTAATCGCTGTTCAAACCTTGAAACAACTTGGATTCTCCAGTAAGAAAGAATACATTTCAACTATTTGGGTGGTTGGTATCGTTGTAGCTCTTGCCTTTAGCGCTCTTTACATTGGTTTAGGTTTCCTTGGAAATCATTTCCCAGTACCAGCAGAAGCGATGAAGGGTGGAACACCAGGTGTTTATATCTTGTCACAAGCAACTCAGGAAATCTTTGGTTCAACAGCTCAACTCTTCCTTGCTGTTATGGTAACTGTAACCTGCTTCACAACGACAGTTGGCTTGATTGTGTCGACAGCCGAGTTCTTTAACGGTCGTTTCCCACAAATCAGCTACAAGGTCTATGCCACTGCCTTTACCTTGATTGGGTTTGCTATTGCAAATCTTGGTCTTGATGCAATCATTAAGTATTCAGTGCCAGTACTGGTAATCTTGTACCCAATCACCATCGCCATTGTGATGATCGTGATTGTTAATAAGTTTGTTACTCTATCAAAACCGGGCATGCAGTTAACAATTGCAGTCGTTACAGCTATTGCTCTTGCAAGCGTCCTTGGCAGTTCCTTTAAGATTGAGTTTCTAGCAAATCTCGTCAATGCTCTTCCGTTTGCAGCTGCCTCTCTACCATGGTTGGTGCCAGCTATTATTGGAATTTTGCTTTCCTTGGTTTTACCAAACAAGCAAGAAAGCGATGTTTTTGAAATGGAATAAAAAAATCCTTGGCTTGAGCCAAGGATTTTTGCCTATATTAACTTTGGAGGATTAGTTAGTTTCTTCAGTAAATCCCATTGTCTCTAGTCCATTTTTAGAGATTGAGAAACTGACACGATT
It includes:
- a CDS encoding rhodanese-like domain-containing protein, producing the protein MKEIAFDAFYQLYQKESLSVLDVREVEEFEPLHLEGAQNLPLSQLADIYDQLDKDLLHYVICKSGMRSARACQFLAEQGYDVINVQGGMTAFENL
- a CDS encoding uracil-DNA glycosylase family protein, yielding MSQIERIKQAIMADPQNTSYTERGIEPLFAAPKTARINIVGQAPGLKTQEAGIYWKDKSGDRLREWLGVDEDTFYNSGLFAVIPIDFYFPGHGKSGDLPPRKGFAEKWHPQLLKECPNIELTLLIGQYAQAYYLHEKISGKVTERVKHYKDYLPEYFPLVHPSPRNQIWMAKNPWFESEVVPELQALVQKIIHQ
- the brnQ gene encoding branched-chain amino acid transport system II carrier protein; the protein is MAKKGALTGLLLFGIFFGAGNLIFPPSLGALSGEQFLPAIAGFVFSGVGIAVLTLIIGTLNPKGYIHEISKKISPWFATLYLAVLYLSIGPFFAIPRTATTAYEVGISPLLSEANKGLGLIIFTVLYFATAYLISLNPSKILDRIGRILTPVFALLIVILVVLGAFKYGGTSPQAASDAYQASAFGTGFLEGYNTLDALASVAFSVIAVQTLKQLGFSSKKEYISTIWVVGIVVALAFSALYIGLGFLGNHFPVPAEAMKGGTPGVYILSQATQEIFGSTAQLFLAVMVTVTCFTTTVGLIVSTAEFFNGRFPQISYKVYATAFTLIGFAIANLGLDAIIKYSVPVLVILYPITIAIVMIVIVNKFVTLSKPGMQLTIAVVTAIALASVLGSSFKIEFLANLVNALPFAAASLPWLVPAIIGILLSLVLPNKQESDVFEME
- a CDS encoding prolyl-tRNA synthetase associated domain-containing protein; protein product: MDAYQQVANTLQELGITFDVVEHPPVFTTEQADSYIEGMEGVRTKSMFLTDRKKTQYYLLIMDDKKRLDMDDFKVQVGANRIRMASADSLAEKMNLSAGTVSPFGLLNNAEKDIQVYFDKDILSEEIMTFHPNTNEKTIFIKTQDLFRFLESIGFTYGVLILP